The Candidatus Effluviviaceae Genus I sp. genome contains the following window.
CGGGCAAGCTCGGCGAGGTCATGCAGGAGTCGGCGAAGGCCGCGCTCTCGTACGCGAAGGCGCACGCGGCCGAGCTCGGCATCGACGACGAGGTCTTCGCGACGACCGACATCCACGTGCACGTGCCGGAGGGCTCGATCCCGAAGGACGGGCCGTCGGCCGGCGTGGCGATGGCGACGGCGCTCGTCTCCGCGCTCGTCAAGCGCCCGACGCGCCCCGACGTCGCGATGACCGGCGAGATCACGCTCGGCGGCAAGGTCTTCCCGATCGGTGGTCTGAGCGAGAAGGCCGTCGCGGCGCACCGGGCTCGTCTCACAACGCTCGTCATCCCGTCGAAGAACGAGAAGGACATGGCCGAGCTTCCGAAGGAGGTCAAGCGGGACCTGAGCATCAAGCTCGTGGACCGGCTCGACCAGGTCTTCGACCTTGCGTTCGACGGCTGGACGGCCTCGAAACCGGAAGAACAGGTGAGCGAACAGCTCCCCGAGGCCCCGCCCATGCCGCCGGTCCCGCACTAGACTGCCGAACGGGCGCGGAGGGACGAGGGCCTCGCGGACGGACGCGGGGCCCTTTCTCTTGCAGGGAGGTCCGGTGTGAGGGTGAAGAGCGCGGAGTTCATCGTCGGCGCCGTGAGTCTTGGGCAGCTTCCGCGCGGGGGCCTGCCGGAGATCGCGCTCGCGGGCCGGTCGAACGTGGGGAAGTCCTCGCTTCTCAACCGGCTCACGGACCGGAAGCGGCTCGCGCGCATCTCGCGCACGCCGGGGAAGACCCGCGAGATCAACGTCTACGGGATCGACGGACGGTTCGCGATCGTGGACCTTCCAGGCTACGGGTTCGCCAACGTGCCCACGAGCGTGAAGGCGAAGTGGAACGCGCTCATCGAGTCGTACCTGCATGAGCGGAAGGAGCTCGCGGGGATCGTGCACCTCGTGGACGCGCGCCATCCGCCGTCGCGGGACGACGTGCAGATGCACGAGTGGATCCGGCACTTCGGGCTCGCCGCGTTGCTTGCGGTGACCAAGGCTGATAAGCTCTCGAGGGACAGGCGCCCCGCGGCGCTTCGGACGATCACGGACGTCCTTGAGCCGGACGCCGGGACACCCGTGGTGCT
Protein-coding sequences here:
- a CDS encoding endopeptidase La; amino-acid sequence: GKLGEVMQESAKAALSYAKAHAAELGIDDEVFATTDIHVHVPEGSIPKDGPSAGVAMATALVSALVKRPTRPDVAMTGEITLGGKVFPIGGLSEKAVAAHRARLTTLVIPSKNEKDMAELPKEVKRDLSIKLVDRLDQVFDLAFDGWTASKPEEQVSEQLPEAPPMPPVPH
- a CDS encoding YihA family ribosome biogenesis GTP-binding protein, which translates into the protein MRVKSAEFIVGAVSLGQLPRGGLPEIALAGRSNVGKSSLLNRLTDRKRLARISRTPGKTREINVYGIDGRFAIVDLPGYGFANVPTSVKAKWNALIESYLHERKELAGIVHLVDARHPPSRDDVQMHEWIRHFGLAALLAVTKADKLSRDRRPAALRTITDVLEPDAGTPVVLFSAVTGEGADAVWSWIRKTAEAERRRS